A single genomic interval of Helianthus annuus cultivar XRQ/B chromosome 6, HanXRQr2.0-SUNRISE, whole genome shotgun sequence harbors:
- the LOC110919487 gene encoding formin-like protein 14, with protein MPPSGSHIHPIEISSGFASYAGSSYQGPNEWDQYWNQFTLENTPSYHSPILPPLPPQEDVQMEPVEQPQPPPEPLRRKRGARMSVRLGPRSSSLPPLPPTYPPIPEDPQMGGPSNTAPKVDPTLVTFSQPPPPSGFDNPIPTYPDTSRYNPFNPSTPVDYNYQAPSYDPYMQTVVHNALYLSPFLPAYPATGYPNYGYQYPVVPQPQPQLEAINQVLE; from the coding sequence ATGCCACCGTCGGGGTCACATATACACCCCATTGAAATTTCTAGTGGTTTCGCTTCTTACGCAGGATCATCTTATCAAGGTCCAAACGAATGGGACCAATATTGGAACCAATTTACACTCGAAAATACACCCTCTTACCATTCTCCTATATTGCCTCCGCTGCCACCACAAGAGGACGTGCAGATGGAACCGGTGGAACAACCGCAGCCACCTCCAGAACCACTAAGGAGAAAACGTGGAGCGCGCATGTCCGTGCGTTTGGGACCGCGATCGAGCTCgctaccaccactaccaccaacTTACCCTCCTATCCCTgaggacccacaaatgggtggaccctcAAACACTGCGCCAAAGGTTGATCCAACTCTTGTAACATTTTCTCAACCACCACCGCCAtcgggttttgataacccaattcctACATATCCAGACACGTCTAGATATAATCCTTTTAACCCATCTACGCCGGTAGATTATAACTACCAGGCGCCTTCGTACGACCCTTATATGCAAACGGTCGTACATAATGCTTTATACCTGTCTCCCTTTCTGCCTGCCTACCCTGCTACTGGATATCCAAATTATGGATACCAGTATCCTGTTGTGCCTCAACCACAACCACAATTAGAGGCCATTAATCAGGTCTTGGAATGA